The following is a genomic window from Nitrospirota bacterium.
CTTTCGTTATTTTCTCCCGAAGCTCATCAGCCATGGAAGAAAATTCACTATTACACCAGTCTCCAACATCCAGGTCCCATCCTATTACCTGATAACCTTGCAAAAAGGCATCAATATTGGTCCATGCCGTATGTTCTCCGTGAGGAGGCCTGAAGTACCTTTTCCCATAGGGCGATAGGACTTTTTTGCAATCCTGTATCTGTTTCCAGCGCCCTCTTCTGCCAATGGATGTCATAGAGATATGATCCATTGTATGGTTTCCAATCTCATGGCCATCATCTGCCATTTCATTAACTAACGATTTAATTTTCCTGGCTTTCTGACCAACCATAAAAAAAGTTGCATGGGCGCGGTACTGTTTGAATAATTTTATCAATATTGGTGTCGTTACTGAATCAGGCCCATCGTCAAACGTTATTGCGATGTGCGGTTTTTCTGTTTGAACATTAGTGATCGGACCAATTT
Proteins encoded in this region:
- a CDS encoding polysaccharide deacetylase family protein encodes the protein MKYPDMKENPSSLRLLYRLIGKKINKKIGPITNVQTEKPHIAITFDDGPDSVTTPILIKLFKQYRAHATFFMVGQKARKIKSLVNEMADDGHEIGNHTMDHISMTSIGRRGRWKQIQDCKKVLSPYGKRYFRPPHGEHTAWTNIDAFLQGYQVIGWDLDVGDWCNSEFSSMADELREKITKGSIILFHDTIYDKGNPKHKIIKENVNLSRDVMVDLVRLLLEEYSGQFQFVTIAEMLKHGRARRGEIRVPNVYSSGRKMI